The Staphylococcus saprophyticus subsp. saprophyticus ATCC 15305 = NCTC 7292 genome contains the following window.
TTTGTTGTAGGTACGGAAGGGACCTATGCACCTTTCTCATATCATGATAAACAAGATAAACTAACAGGTTATGATATTGATGTAATGAAAGCAGTAGCTAAAGAAATGGGTTACAAAGTTAAATTTAAAGAAACACAATGGGATTCTATGTTTGCTGGATTAGACTCTGGTAGATTTAATGTGATAGCGAACCAAGTAGGTATTAATGATGAACGTAAAGAAAAATATAAATTCTCAGAACCATATACGTATTCAGAAGCAGTATTAGTCGTTAACAAAAACAACAAAGATATAAAATCATTTGACGATGTTAAAGGTAAGAAATTGGCTCAAACGTTTACTTCAAATTATGGTAAATTGGCTAAATCTAAAGGTGCAGAATTAACGAAAGTAGATGGCTTCAATCAGGCTATGGATTTATTACAATCTAATAGAGTTGAAGGTACATTTAATGACAATATTTCATACTTAGATTATAAAAAACAAAAACCTAATGCAGATGTGAAAATTATTGAAGGTAATGCTGAGAAGAGTCAATCTGCTTTAACATTTAGTAAAAAAGAAGACGATGCAACAATTGAAAAAGTAAATAAAGCAATGAAAAAATTAAAAGATAATGGTGAATTAGCAAAAATAAGCAAAAAATGGTTCGGCGAAGATGTTTCTAAATCTTAATACTGAACAGCAACATGCACTAGACGCAGCTGGTCAAGCATTTGCACCGATGCTTGAAGGATTAGTGAAATTTTCTATACCTATTACATTAGTAACCTTTTTGTTAGGTTTAGTGATTGCGTTACTCACTGCGTTAATGCGCATTTCAACAAGCCGTATTTTAAGAGGGATTGCTCGTTTTTATATTTCAATCATCCGAGGTACACCGATGATTGTACAATTATTCATTATCTTTTACGGGATCCCTGAACTCGGCAGATTATTGACAAATAACTCTGAAAATCAATGGACGTTAGCACCAGTTATCGCAGCAATTATTGGCTTATCATTAAATGTAGGGGCATATGCTTCTGAAATTATTCGTGGAGGTATTATGTCTATACCTAAGGGTCAAACAGAAGCGGCCTATTCAATCGGTATGAATTATCGACAAACGATTCAACGTATTATCTTGCCACAAGCGATTAGAGTATCCGTACCAGCATTAGGTAATACATTTTTAAGTTTAATTAAAGATACATCACTTTTAGGATTTATATTAGTAGCTGAAATGTTTAGAAAAGCACAAGAAGTCGCTTCAACGACATACGAGTATTTAACTATTTATCTACTTGTAGCACTTATGTACTGGGTGGTTTGCTTTATCATTTCAATTGCACAAAACTTCTATGAATCTTATCTTGAAAGAGGGTATCGCTCATGATTGAATTAAAAAATATAAAAAAATCATTTGATGATAAAGAAGTTATCAAAGGGATTGATTTAAACGTTAATCAAGGAGAAGTTGTGACATTTATTGGACGATCAGGTTCAGGTAAGACGACTTTGTTGCGAATGATTAATGCTTTAGAGTTGCCTACAGAAGGTGCTGTGTATGTTAATGGAGAGACTTATAGCAATGCAGACAAGAAATCACAGATAAAAGTCCGTAAACAGTCGGGCATGGTATTTCAAAGTTATAATTTATTCCCACATAAAACGGCATTAGAAAATGTAATGGAAGGTCTCATTACTGTTAAAAAAACGAAAAAAGATGAAGCAAAGCAACAAGCATTAGCTTTATTGGAAAAAGTAGATTTAACTGCTGTAAAAGATCAAAGACCGAATGCTTTATCTGGAGGGCAACAGCAACGTGTAGCAATTGCTAGAGCTTTAGCCATGAATCCAAAAGTAATGCTGTTTGATGAACCTACGTCTGCGTTAGATCCAGAACTCGTTAATGATGTGCTTCGTGTCATCAAGGACCTAGCTAATGAAGGTATGACAATGATTATCGTGACGCATGAAATGCGATTTGCTAAAGAAGTATCTAACAAGATTGTATTTATACATGATGGTGTAATTGGAGAATCTGGGCCTCCAGAGCAAATCTTTAATCATCCACAAAGCGCTGAACTACAAAGATTTTTAAATATGATTCGTGAAGTTTAACGTTGAAAGAAAGTTTAGTGAAAGTATTATGATAAAACGATTGCCTTGTTATATATACTGACAAGGATGATTAGGCAGTCTGAAGAATAGCATTTTTAAAAGTGATAGCGATGTATTTTCAATAGAATATATGATTGCCTAAATAAGGTGAGTCCGAGACATTTAGTTATGTCCGGGCTTTTTTTTATAAAACGATATCATATATGTACTTTGAACTTTATAATTTAAAAATATAATGATTTTTTTATTTGATGTGCAACTTTTCGCATTTAAAGACGAAAGAGATTACACATCTATCATCTTTAGAAAGCGTTTACAATAAAGAGGCGAGGAGGTTGCTAATATGTTAAGTAAGCGACAGTATCATATTTTAATGTTCATACTTGAATGTGAAACTTTTGTGCAAATTCATCATTTAGCAACGCACTTTAATGTTACAGAAAGAACGATACAGTACGATCTTGAATACATTGAAGATATGGCAAGTAACCTAGGTTTAATTATTCAAAGGACTAAGCAAGAGGGGGTCAAAATAACCACAACACCAGAACAGTTAAAGCGCTTTGCACATAAATCGACAACGCATACAATACATTATGCAAAAGAAGAGCGCTTGTTATATATAACGTTAAAATTACTTGAAGCCAATACGCCGACATCATCACAAGTGCTTGCGACCACCGTATCTGTTTCAAGACGAACGATTGTGGAAGATTTGAAAAGCGTTCAAAATTGGTTAGAGCAGCATGACTATCTTGCTATAGCAGAATGTGCTTTCGTAGATTTAGCGCATTTAAATAAGGTATTTAAATATCGATATGGCGTAACAGCTTATCAATATATGTCAAAACTAAAATAATATTGCATTTATCGACTTAACTTTAAACAGCGCATGTCATCTCATAATAAAGATGACATGCGCTGTTGTATTTCAGATTTGTGATCTGTTTATATTATTTAAGCATTTCTTTATAGACTTTATGGTTTTGGTAGACGCATTTAAGTAATGGGGCGTCAATTTGGTACGTATCGGCTAAGTTTAATAAATAACCTTGTAAGTGACCTGTTTCAATATTTAATCCTTTTTCCATGTCACGTTGCATAGAAGTCTTAAAATGGTATGATAACTGATTAAATGATGTCATATATTGTGATACAATATCGTCTGCGAGTGGCGCTCGATGTGCACGCATTATCGAAGCGACTTCATTGTATAAAGAGCGAACGAAGTTAATGCCACCATCACTGTCTCGAATAGGACCAATAGGCGCATGCATTAATGTTGTGATACTGGATAACACAGTAATCATTAAATATTTGTGCCACATGCCTTGTTCGATTGAAGTGCTTAATTTGAATTCTGCCTTTGTTTCAGAAAATGCTTGTGCAATTTTTTGTGCGCGTTCACTTTTACTTCCATCTAGTTCTCCAAAAAAGAGTTTATCAAAAGGGCTTGTTTGTATGATTTCTCCCATACTATCTAATGTTGTTTCTATCACACAATAGCCACCCATAACTTTGTCTTTACCAAAGATAGATTGTAATTGTGGAATATGTGCGACGCCGTTTAATAATGGAATGATGGCAGTATGACCATCGACAAATGGTTTCAAATCTGTCATGGCTTGCTCTAAATGATAGGATTTAGAAGAAAGTAAAATAACATCGAAAGGCGCTACGCGATCGTCTTTTGTAATGAGTTGAGGATTGAAATGATAATCTCCCTGCTCACTGTGGATGGCTAATCCATTTCTTTCTAAAAATGACTTGCGTTTGGGTCTTACTAAGAATGTCACGTTCTGTCCGCTTTCGGCTAATCTGCCTCCAAAATAGCCTCCGATACCGCCAGCACCTAATACTAATATACGCATTGAATACAACTCCTTATACGCTATGTGTGTTGATTTGTTAATTGATGTATATATACCACATTTGAGGGGCATATACGCATATGAAAATAATTTTCAAATAATTCAATAGATGTAGTTGGGACAGTATATTTTATTTTTAAATATATATTTGAAAACAATAAAATTTGTGCAATGTAATAAGTGTTCACTAATTAAAAACATGGAGGGGTTCCAATGTCGTTTAAAAATGATCATAAGTATCAGTGGAAAGATATGCAAGGGAAAGATTTTCTACTACCGTTTATTTATTTGATAGGTAATTTTTGTTTATCTATAGTCATCTTAACAATCATGATTGGAATCAATGAAACGCAAGGGAAAAATAACGCTAACTTTAATGCTAACTTTTCAGGTACGCCAGGCATATTAATGGAAATGATTGCCTTTATAATTATATTCGCGTTATGGATTTTATTCCATAGACATTCATTTAGACAATCGTGGAAACAGGGGCTACAAAATATTAAGCAACACTGGAAACTCATTGTCATTACATTTATCGTTATTATAGTGTTTAAAGAAATTTATCCATATTTAGTAAATGCATTCGCACCAGAACATTGGAAATTTGAAGAAACACAAAATGACAAAATGGTGGAGGAAATGTTTGCTACGCCTGTATCAACCATATTAGCTTTTTTCTCAATTGTAATTATTGCACCAATGACAGAAGAATTTTTATTTAGACATTTAATTATTGGCGAATTAGGAAAGAAATTAAATTTCTATGTTATGTCTGTTATTTCAATTATTGTGTTTGCATCTTTACATGTAACAGAAGCTAAATCTCCATTAGAAATTGTGATGTATCTTGCCATAGCAGTTGGTATTGTATATGTATATATGAAATCGCAGCGTAGTTTAGCTGTAGCCATTGCGTTACATGCTTTGAATAATTTATTAGCGTATATTTTCATGATTATCATGTAATTTACATAATTCTTAGTGATATACCTGTCTTCTTTGTGAAGGACAGGTATATTTTATCGTGTTAGTGTTTAGAATTTTCTAAAAACTCATTGACTAATCTTGAGCATAATGCTAGGATTAAACCACTAAACATAAATATGATTGACTCTTATCAAGAGTGGTGGAGGGATGTGCCCGATGAAACCCAGCAACCGTCGATTTTTCGAAATGGTGCTAAGTCACAAAAAGTTATTTAACTTTTGGAGATGAGAGAAAGTGCAAACTTTCTCTTGATTTATTAAGAGAAAGTTTTTTTATACATATAAGTACGTTGAAACAAATTTTTAAGGAGTGAAAGTATTATGAGAAAATGGTTTATTTTAGGATCATTGTTTGTGTTAACGATTATACTAGCAGCATGTGGTAAATCGAATGGTGAAAAAGAGGATAAGGAAATTACGATTGCTGCTTCGCCAGCGCCCCATGGCGTCGTACTTGAACATGCAAAAGAAGAAATGAAAAAGAAAGGCTATGATTTAAAAATAAAAACAGTTAATGATTATAAGGTTCCTAATAAATTATTAGATAAAGGAGATGTTGATGCGAATGCATTTCAACATACACCGTATCTTAAAGCAGAAAAGAAAGACCATAATTATAAAATAGAAGAAGCCGGGAAAGTGTTCACGACACCGATGGGCGTTTATAGTAAAAAATATAAAGACATTAAAGATATCCCTAAAGGTTCTACCATTTATGTATCAAACAATCCTGCTGAAGAAGGTCGTTTCTTGTCATTCTTTGTTGATAAAGGCTTAATCAAAATTAAAAAAGGTGTCAGTATTGAAGATGCTAAGTTTGATGACATTGTAGAAAATAAAAAAGATTTGAAATTTAATAACAAGCAAGGTGCGGAATTCTTACCTAAAACTTATAATAGTAAAGAAGGCGCAGCAGTGATAATGAATTCTAATTATGCGATTGATAATGGTCTAACACCACATAAAGATGCAATTGCTATAGAAGGAAAATCATCACCATTTGCGAATATTGTTGCCGTACAAGAAGGACATAAAAACGATAAAAAATTCAAAGAACTTATGAAAGTTTTACAATCTAAAGAGATGAAGAAATTTATAACTGATAAATATGGACAAGATGTTATTCCGTATGAAAAATAAATAATCATGTAATATATAGATTGAAGAGGAAGGTGATTCGATTATGTCTAAGCTAGGTATTATTGGTTTAGGAAAAGTGGGTACGCAAGTACTTACAGATGTACAGCAACTGAATTTGTTTTCAGAGATTATTTTAATTGATGATAGAGCGGACGTGGCAAGTGGTGAAGCACTTGACCATATTCACTCGCAAGGACTGATAAATACTGCACATATCAAGATTCGTAGCGGTGTCTATCAAGACTTAACGGATGCAGACTTTATCGTCATAGCTGCGAGTGAAGCAACCGATAAAAATAATGGTGACCGTACATTATTAGCGCAAGGAAATCACGACATCATTAAGGGCATAATGTCCCAAATAGCTGAAGTGACGCAAGAGGCGGTTGTGATTCTGATATCTAATCCTGTAGATTCTATGGTTTACTTTGCAAATCAAATAGATTACCCAGCCCATAAAATTATTGGTACGGGTACGGCTCTAGAGACATCAAGATTTAAAACAATTATAGCCGATCATTATCAAATTGATCCAAATAATGTGGAAGCTTTTGTCATTGGGGAACATGGTCAACATGCAATCCCCGTGTGGAGTAAAGTGCATATTCATGGTATGGAACTATCGGAATTTGAGGCATTAAGTGACCGTCCAGCAATTGATAAGTCACACATATCGTCCATTATCAACGAAGTGTCGATGGATGTTTTTTACCAAAAAGGGTGGACCAACGCAGCGATATCAAAAGTGACATCATTTTTGATACAGTCCATTGCATTGGATCAGAGAACAATTACACCATTGACTTCCCTGAGTTCAGAATATGGCTTAGAAGATGGTGCATTTAGTTTACCAACATTAATAGATAAAAAGGGTATTGTTCAAAGATTTGCGATAACATTAGACAAAGAAGAAGAACGCGAACTTAAAGAAGCATATGAATATATTAGACAAACGATTCATACAGCACAACAATAGCGATTAAAACATTCAAACACGCATTCATTAGATATTTTCTTTTGAATGCGTGTTTTTTATATTTAAAATAAATGCTTATCTTGTTTATCAATCCGGTAATGGCTACAATATACTTAAATATAGCGATGAATAGAAGTGAAGTATATGAGCATGGGAGGTGTAATGATGCTAGAAAGACATGTAAAGCTCATCAGATTAATGTTAATCAAT
Protein-coding sequences here:
- a CDS encoding amino acid ABC transporter substrate-binding protein, with the translated sequence MKKILLGILTLLLVVGLAACGTSDKKDNDNKNKTASENKTFVVGTEGTYAPFSYHDKQDKLTGYDIDVMKAVAKEMGYKVKFKETQWDSMFAGLDSGRFNVIANQVGINDERKEKYKFSEPYTYSEAVLVVNKNNKDIKSFDDVKGKKLAQTFTSNYGKLAKSKGAELTKVDGFNQAMDLLQSNRVEGTFNDNISYLDYKKQKPNADVKIIEGNAEKSQSALTFSKKEDDATIEKVNKAMKKLKDNGELAKISKKWFGEDVSKS
- a CDS encoding amino acid ABC transporter permease, which gives rise to MFLNLNTEQQHALDAAGQAFAPMLEGLVKFSIPITLVTFLLGLVIALLTALMRISTSRILRGIARFYISIIRGTPMIVQLFIIFYGIPELGRLLTNNSENQWTLAPVIAAIIGLSLNVGAYASEIIRGGIMSIPKGQTEAAYSIGMNYRQTIQRIILPQAIRVSVPALGNTFLSLIKDTSLLGFILVAEMFRKAQEVASTTYEYLTIYLLVALMYWVVCFIISIAQNFYESYLERGYRS
- a CDS encoding amino acid ABC transporter ATP-binding protein: MIELKNIKKSFDDKEVIKGIDLNVNQGEVVTFIGRSGSGKTTLLRMINALELPTEGAVYVNGETYSNADKKSQIKVRKQSGMVFQSYNLFPHKTALENVMEGLITVKKTKKDEAKQQALALLEKVDLTAVKDQRPNALSGGQQQRVAIARALAMNPKVMLFDEPTSALDPELVNDVLRVIKDLANEGMTMIIVTHEMRFAKEVSNKIVFIHDGVIGESGPPEQIFNHPQSAELQRFLNMIREV
- a CDS encoding HTH domain-containing protein, yielding MLSKRQYHILMFILECETFVQIHHLATHFNVTERTIQYDLEYIEDMASNLGLIIQRTKQEGVKITTTPEQLKRFAHKSTTHTIHYAKEERLLYITLKLLEANTPTSSQVLATTVSVSRRTIVEDLKSVQNWLEQHDYLAIAECAFVDLAHLNKVFKYRYGVTAYQYMSKLK
- the panE gene encoding 2-dehydropantoate 2-reductase — protein: MRILVLGAGGIGGYFGGRLAESGQNVTFLVRPKRKSFLERNGLAIHSEQGDYHFNPQLITKDDRVAPFDVILLSSKSYHLEQAMTDLKPFVDGHTAIIPLLNGVAHIPQLQSIFGKDKVMGGYCVIETTLDSMGEIIQTSPFDKLFFGELDGSKSERAQKIAQAFSETKAEFKLSTSIEQGMWHKYLMITVLSSITTLMHAPIGPIRDSDGGINFVRSLYNEVASIMRAHRAPLADDIVSQYMTSFNQLSYHFKTSMQRDMEKGLNIETGHLQGYLLNLADTYQIDAPLLKCVYQNHKVYKEMLK
- a CDS encoding CPBP family intramembrane glutamic endopeptidase; amino-acid sequence: MSFKNDHKYQWKDMQGKDFLLPFIYLIGNFCLSIVILTIMIGINETQGKNNANFNANFSGTPGILMEMIAFIIIFALWILFHRHSFRQSWKQGLQNIKQHWKLIVITFIVIIVFKEIYPYLVNAFAPEHWKFEETQNDKMVEEMFATPVSTILAFFSIVIIAPMTEEFLFRHLIIGELGKKLNFYVMSVISIIVFASLHVTEAKSPLEIVMYLAIAVGIVYVYMKSQRSLAVAIALHALNNLLAYIFMIIM
- a CDS encoding MetQ/NlpA family ABC transporter substrate-binding protein, giving the protein MRKWFILGSLFVLTIILAACGKSNGEKEDKEITIAASPAPHGVVLEHAKEEMKKKGYDLKIKTVNDYKVPNKLLDKGDVDANAFQHTPYLKAEKKDHNYKIEEAGKVFTTPMGVYSKKYKDIKDIPKGSTIYVSNNPAEEGRFLSFFVDKGLIKIKKGVSIEDAKFDDIVENKKDLKFNNKQGAEFLPKTYNSKEGAAVIMNSNYAIDNGLTPHKDAIAIEGKSSPFANIVAVQEGHKNDKKFKELMKVLQSKEMKKFITDKYGQDVIPYEK
- a CDS encoding L-lactate dehydrogenase, with product MSKLGIIGLGKVGTQVLTDVQQLNLFSEIILIDDRADVASGEALDHIHSQGLINTAHIKIRSGVYQDLTDADFIVIAASEATDKNNGDRTLLAQGNHDIIKGIMSQIAEVTQEAVVILISNPVDSMVYFANQIDYPAHKIIGTGTALETSRFKTIIADHYQIDPNNVEAFVIGEHGQHAIPVWSKVHIHGMELSEFEALSDRPAIDKSHISSIINEVSMDVFYQKGWTNAAISKVTSFLIQSIALDQRTITPLTSLSSEYGLEDGAFSLPTLIDKKGIVQRFAITLDKEEERELKEAYEYIRQTIHTAQQ